One window of Phycisphaeraceae bacterium genomic DNA carries:
- a CDS encoding type III pantothenate kinase, giving the protein MANEGIGNQRDGAELVAVCVGNSRTRIGIVSNGKVLEGRSVEQPEALEACLALRESSGASAFVIASVNKAVSVKLEMDLSARGSVYVIGRDLEIPIRHALDDASTVGQDRLLDAIGAYARLKEACVIADFGTAITIDFVDGEGTFHGGVIAPGVRATLRAMHSATSALPELEFEVPEAARGPFGKDTAHAMRLGVRNAVVGLLRHTVEQFAERFGTFPTVIATGGDAGLVEDDPMVDRVVPDLQMMGVAEVCRVALGGEGGESGEGGESDPPERE; this is encoded by the coding sequence ATGGCGAACGAAGGAATCGGCAATCAACGAGACGGCGCGGAACTGGTGGCGGTATGCGTGGGGAATTCGCGCACGCGCATCGGGATTGTCTCGAACGGCAAGGTGCTGGAGGGGAGGTCGGTCGAGCAGCCGGAAGCGCTGGAAGCCTGCCTTGCCTTGCGAGAATCGAGCGGTGCGTCGGCGTTTGTGATCGCAAGCGTGAACAAGGCTGTCTCCGTCAAACTCGAAATGGACCTTTCGGCCCGGGGGAGCGTCTACGTCATCGGCCGGGATCTCGAGATTCCGATACGCCATGCACTCGACGACGCCTCCACAGTCGGACAGGACCGGCTGCTCGATGCGATCGGCGCGTACGCCAGATTGAAAGAAGCGTGCGTCATCGCCGACTTCGGAACGGCGATCACCATCGATTTCGTCGATGGGGAGGGAACCTTCCACGGAGGGGTGATCGCTCCCGGAGTCCGCGCGACGCTGCGGGCGATGCACAGCGCGACAAGCGCGCTGCCCGAACTGGAATTCGAGGTTCCCGAGGCGGCGCGCGGCCCGTTCGGAAAAGATACCGCGCACGCGATGCGGCTTGGCGTGCGAAATGCCGTTGTGGGGCTTCTGCGTCACACCGTGGAGCAATTCGCGGAGCGGTTCGGGACTTTTCCGACGGTGATCGCGACCGGAGGCGATGCCGGTCTCGTTGAAGACGATCCGATGGTCGACCGGGTCGTGCCGGATCTGCAGATGATGGGAGTCGCCGAGGTTTGCCGCGTCGCACTCGGTGGGGAAGGTGGGGAGAGTGGGGAGGGTGGGGAGTCCGACCCGCCGGAGCGCGAATGA
- a CDS encoding RluA family pseudouridine synthase, giving the protein MSAGKIGVGHTMSPGEKPSKSRKRDGGDAARAESENDEAVEIELAGDQKWDAGPLVSTGGKVDASALERVISESEAGEDDAEVRTVRFKLLRNLDKRLDKYLCDRITFMSRNQLQKLIDEGGVSVNGRAPKASTKLNAGDIVEVVVPPPPPTEIQPEDIPLEVMFEDEHLIVINKHPDILVHPARSHNKGTMVNALAYHFRERSKLGGALSEVGKDLARPGVVHRLDRHTSGVIVFAKTEEAHWKLGHSFEHRRVDKRYIAVVHGIVEPDIDVIDLPLGPHPSREKGYREKYVVRHDELGKPSVTVCRVRERYRKSDNVAEGQSGNVGDSQVLRRAMGWKPAESSPPCRLTTSPLGHFSLVELELRTGRTHQIRVHLSHLGWPIVGDDMYGGKTYSDANGNVLIARQALHACILGFTHPITNRRMQFTAPLRGDMASLVRDLRATHTVESPETPGATVDLKLLER; this is encoded by the coding sequence GTGAGCGCGGGCAAGATCGGTGTCGGACACACAATGAGCCCTGGCGAGAAGCCATCGAAGAGTCGGAAGCGGGATGGCGGAGACGCGGCACGCGCTGAAAGTGAGAACGACGAGGCGGTCGAGATCGAACTGGCCGGAGACCAGAAGTGGGACGCGGGCCCGCTCGTGAGCACGGGCGGCAAAGTGGACGCTTCGGCACTCGAGAGAGTGATCTCCGAGAGCGAAGCGGGCGAAGACGACGCGGAAGTTCGGACGGTCCGCTTCAAGCTGCTCCGGAATCTGGACAAGCGGCTCGACAAGTATTTGTGCGATCGAATCACGTTCATGAGCCGCAATCAGCTGCAGAAGCTGATTGATGAAGGCGGCGTGAGCGTGAACGGAAGGGCGCCGAAGGCGTCCACAAAGCTGAACGCGGGCGACATCGTGGAAGTGGTGGTGCCGCCGCCACCTCCAACCGAGATTCAGCCCGAGGACATCCCGCTCGAAGTGATGTTCGAGGATGAGCACCTGATCGTCATCAACAAGCACCCGGACATTCTCGTGCATCCGGCGCGGAGCCACAACAAGGGGACGATGGTCAATGCCCTGGCCTATCACTTTCGCGAGCGATCGAAATTGGGAGGCGCGCTCTCGGAGGTCGGAAAGGACCTCGCTCGGCCGGGGGTCGTTCACCGGCTCGATCGGCACACCAGCGGCGTCATCGTGTTCGCGAAGACCGAGGAAGCGCACTGGAAACTGGGACATTCGTTCGAGCACCGGCGCGTGGACAAGCGGTACATTGCGGTGGTGCACGGGATCGTGGAGCCGGATATTGATGTGATTGATTTGCCGCTGGGTCCGCATCCTTCGAGAGAGAAGGGATATCGCGAGAAGTATGTGGTGAGGCATGATGAACTCGGCAAGCCGTCGGTGACGGTGTGCCGCGTGAGGGAGCGGTACCGCAAAAGTGACAACGTGGCAGAGGGGCAAAGTGGCAACGTGGGAGATAGCCAAGTTCTGAGACGGGCGATGGGCTGGAAGCCGGCCGAGTCTTCTCCACCCTGTCGCCTCACTACTTCGCCACTCGGCCATTTCTCTTTGGTTGAGCTCGAGCTGCGCACCGGGCGCACGCACCAGATCCGCGTGCATTTGTCTCACCTGGGCTGGCCGATCGTGGGGGACGACATGTATGGCGGAAAGACATATTCCGATGCGAACGGAAATGTCCTGATCGCGCGGCAGGCGCTGCACGCGTGCATTCTCGGATTCACGCACCCGATTACAAACCGGCGGATGCAATTCACGGCGCCGCTCCGCGGCGATATGGCCTCGCTGGTGCGGGACTTGCGAGCGACGCACACCGTCGAGAGTCCAGAGACGCCGGGGGCGACGGTGGATCTCAAATTGCTCGAACGGTGA
- the serS gene encoding serine--tRNA ligase, translating to MIDLRQLRENPERFKAGAKAKNIHVEIDRLLAFDENRRALLTRIETLRAEQKKLEKESGPQIGKLAGALKNAAGDEAASLQRELDELKAKPAHLKSEIAAIEPQLAALEPELNALLLQVPLPPDADVPVGAGSESNVEVKRWAPAGFDFGRSFEASRGFKPKSHQEIVRDLKLADFERGVKLAGTRSYVLTGMGMRLHLALLRFATDFMTDKHGFTPISVPVLVREEAMIGTGFFPAGREQAYHIAETQRRNPDAADEKGGVGAGSHDLYLTGTGEVGLMGLHMNEILDESQLPLRYVTVSTCFRREAGAAGKDTAGLYRIHQFDKVEQVVICKADEAESRAWHKKMIGFVEELLQQLEIPYRLLQCCTGDLGPKNADMIDIESWMPGRGELDKEGRPQGAFGETHSASRLYDFQCRRLNMRYRAGAAGGKTETVFCHSLNNTVLASPRFLIPLLENHQQKDGSVRVPAALRPYLNGAELIR from the coding sequence ACTGCTCGCGTTCGACGAGAACCGGCGCGCCCTGCTGACCCGCATCGAGACGCTTCGCGCCGAGCAGAAAAAGCTCGAAAAAGAATCCGGGCCCCAAATCGGAAAGCTCGCCGGCGCTCTGAAGAACGCAGCCGGAGACGAGGCCGCGTCACTCCAACGTGAGCTTGATGAACTGAAGGCCAAGCCCGCGCACCTGAAGTCCGAAATTGCCGCGATCGAACCGCAGCTTGCGGCACTCGAGCCCGAACTCAACGCACTCCTGTTGCAAGTCCCTCTGCCGCCGGATGCCGATGTCCCGGTCGGGGCCGGCAGCGAATCCAACGTCGAAGTCAAACGCTGGGCCCCCGCCGGCTTCGACTTTGGCAGGTCATTCGAAGCCTCGCGCGGCTTCAAGCCCAAATCGCATCAGGAGATTGTGCGCGATCTCAAACTCGCGGATTTCGAGCGGGGAGTCAAACTCGCCGGAACGCGCAGCTATGTTCTGACGGGGATGGGCATGCGCCTCCATCTCGCGCTCCTCCGCTTCGCCACCGACTTCATGACCGACAAGCACGGCTTTACGCCGATCAGCGTGCCGGTGCTCGTGCGCGAGGAGGCGATGATCGGCACGGGGTTTTTCCCGGCGGGCCGCGAACAGGCGTACCACATCGCGGAGACGCAGCGCCGGAATCCCGATGCAGCAGATGAAAAGGGCGGCGTGGGGGCGGGCAGCCACGATCTCTATCTCACCGGAACCGGCGAAGTGGGCCTGATGGGCCTGCACATGAACGAGATTCTTGATGAGTCTCAGTTGCCGCTCCGCTATGTCACGGTGAGCACGTGCTTTCGACGCGAAGCGGGCGCGGCCGGAAAAGACACGGCGGGGCTCTATCGCATTCATCAATTCGACAAGGTGGAACAGGTCGTGATCTGCAAGGCGGATGAGGCCGAGAGCCGCGCCTGGCACAAAAAAATGATCGGTTTCGTCGAGGAACTGCTCCAGCAGCTCGAGATTCCCTACCGCCTGCTCCAGTGCTGCACCGGCGACCTCGGCCCCAAGAACGCCGACATGATCGACATCGAGAGCTGGATGCCGGGCCGAGGCGAACTCGACAAGGAGGGGCGTCCGCAGGGCGCGTTCGGCGAGACGCATTCGGCGAGTCGCTTGTATGACTTCCAGTGCCGCCGCTTGAACATGCGATATCGTGCCGGAGCGGCGGGAGGCAAGACTGAAACGGTCTTCTGCCATTCGCTCAACAACACCGTGCTCGCGAGCCCGCGTTTCCTCATTCCGCTACTCGAGAATCACCAGCAAAAGGATGGCAGCGTGCGCGTGCCCGCGGCATTGCGCCCCTACCTCAACGGCGCGGAACTCATTCGCTGA
- a CDS encoding 50S ribosome-binding GTPase, producing MGTGAVAVIGLSAPDGPELDQLLERLRIHHLEVGRIALHDLLGVDRCVVMRWSETAAALMPHGGGAVVRAVCEALEACGLKRLDDDRPADLYQEAAGEIEAAMLAVLARARSPLAVDLLLDQPRRWSELRLKSDPDRDRLLNRLIDPPLVVARGASNIGKSTLVNALAGRRVSLVADEPGTTRDHVGVFLDLAGLVVRYVDTPGMREQAPEIEAEAVRITRDVLAQADLVLSCSDPGAAPVDGSDLPASADILRVGLRSDLGSQTHPVEVEVSARDSDSLARLVELVREKLVPRWVLDHPGPWRFWKAGEVQGVHP from the coding sequence ATGGGGACCGGTGCTGTCGCGGTCATCGGCTTGAGCGCGCCAGATGGCCCGGAGTTGGATCAGCTGCTGGAAAGATTGAGGATTCACCATCTCGAAGTTGGTCGCATCGCGCTACACGATCTTTTGGGCGTCGATCGGTGTGTCGTGATGCGATGGAGCGAAACGGCGGCGGCGCTGATGCCGCACGGCGGCGGCGCGGTCGTGCGGGCGGTGTGCGAAGCTCTCGAGGCGTGCGGGCTCAAGCGTCTTGACGACGATCGGCCGGCGGATTTGTACCAGGAGGCGGCGGGCGAAATCGAGGCGGCAATGCTTGCGGTTTTGGCGCGTGCGAGAAGTCCGCTTGCGGTCGATCTGCTGCTCGATCAACCCAGGCGCTGGAGTGAGTTGCGCCTGAAAAGCGATCCGGATCGGGACCGCCTGTTGAATCGATTGATCGATCCACCTTTGGTCGTCGCGCGGGGCGCGAGCAACATCGGGAAGAGCACGCTCGTGAACGCCCTCGCGGGGCGGAGGGTTTCGCTCGTTGCCGACGAACCCGGCACCACGCGCGATCACGTCGGGGTGTTTCTCGACCTAGCGGGCTTGGTCGTTCGCTACGTCGATACGCCCGGAATGCGCGAGCAAGCGCCAGAAATCGAAGCCGAGGCGGTGCGCATTACGCGGGACGTTCTGGCGCAGGCCGATCTGGTCCTCTCGTGCAGCGATCCAGGCGCTGCTCCCGTGGACGGTTCGGATCTGCCGGCAAGCGCAGATATTTTGCGGGTGGGACTTCGGAGTGATCTTGGGAGTCAAACGCATCCGGTTGAAGTCGAGGTGAGCGCTCGAGATTCGGATTCGCTCGCGAGGCTGGTTGAGCTGGTTCGCGAGAAGCTGGTGCCGCGATGGGTGCTCGATCACCCGGGGCCTTGGCGGTTCTGGAAAGCCGGGGAGGTTCAAGGAGTTCACCCCTAG